A segment of the Gammaproteobacteria bacterium genome:
GAGTAGTTGACAACCTATTCTATCTTTTCCTGAAGATATTGAGAAAAATATCCCTTGTATCGTTGACGCAGTTCAGAAGCTTCCCAATCATTTTCAGTAATTTTTTTTCTGCAATTCGGCGATCCACATTTGCAGTCCATTTCAAAAATGATATTACTGCCTACAGATTTAGATATGGTCATGGCATAATCGAAAGTAATTTCTTCATCTGCCTTAATATCGCGCATCGCTACAATAAATATCTGCCCTTTGAATCCGCTGTTCGGCTCACAGCTATGATTGAAAAAATCCGTATCTTCCGTCTCAACAGCCTTTCTGTAGCCTATTACAAATCGTTCTTCTATTTGCATAGGATAATTCTGAAAAACTTTTGGTAACTCATTAATTTCATCAATAAACATAATATCGCCGCCCAAAATTGCTAATCGT
Coding sequences within it:
- a CDS encoding SET domain-containing protein-lysine N-methyltransferase, yielding MPLLSSWLNPKLEIRESKKHNNGVFAKTNIVKNERLAILGGDIMFIDEINELPKVFQNYPMQIEERFVIGYRKAVETEDTDFFNHSCEPNSGFKGQIFIVAMRDIKADEEITFDYAMTISKSVGSNIIFEMDCKCGSPNCRKKITENDWEASELRQRYKGYFSQYLQEKIE